The Equus quagga isolate Etosha38 chromosome 2, UCLA_HA_Equagga_1.0, whole genome shotgun sequence genome has a window encoding:
- the HOMEZ gene encoding homeobox and leucine zipper protein Homez, whose translation MVRGWEPPPGPDRAISEGHKSENTMPPNKEASSLNSSPAGLICLPPISEELQLVWTQAAQTSELDGNEHLLQTFSNFPYPSLADIALLCLRYGLQMEKVKTWFMAQRLRCGISWSSEEIEETRARVVYHRDQLHFKSLLSFTHHAGRPPEEVPPSPVPPPEQVGLAIVPLNLSEPTQMKGLKVEPEESSQPLSHQKAKEPLMAPGSGAFPHQSNFWQDLQSSGLSKEQAGRGLDQSHGLGTASWNHSTTVHQPRARDKPPPISLLASSCKQESASNMTPSSSSTSSSSFQVLANGATATSKPLQPLGCTPQPRSPNEQALPPHLEPAWPQGLRHNSVPGRVGPAEYPSPDMQRQRKTKRKTKEQLAILKSFFLQCQWARREDYYKLEQITGLPRPEIIQWFGDTRYALKHGQLKWFRDNAVPGAPSFQDPAIPTPPPSTRSLNEWAETPPLPTPPPPPDIRPLERYWAAHQQLRERDIPQLSQASRLSTQQVLDWFDSRLPEPAEVVVCLDEEEEEEEEELPEDEDEEEEEEEEDDDDDDDVIIQD comes from the exons ATGGTGCGAGGCTGGGAGCCGCCGCCCGGGCCGGACCGCG CTATCTCTGAAGGGCACAAATCAGAAAACACCATGCCTCCTAATAAAGAGGCCAGCAGTCTTAATAGCTCCCCCGCGGGGCTCATCTGCCTCCCTCCAATCTCCGAGGAACTCCAGCTTGTGTGGACCCAAGCAGCCCAGACCAGTGAGCTGGATGGCAATGAACACTTGCTACAAACCTTCAGCAACTTTCCCTATCCCAGTCTAGCAGATATTGCCCTTCTCTGTCTACGCTATGGGctgcagatggagaaagtcaagacTTGGTTCATGGCCCAGCGCCTCCGCTGTGGCATTAGCTGGTCAtctgaagaaatagaagagacTCGAGCCCGAGTGGTCTACCATCGGGACCAACTCCATTTCAAATCCCTTCTCTCTTTTACTCATCATGCAGGGCGGCCCCCAGAGGAGGTGCCTCCTTCTCCAGTGCCACCTCCAGAACAAGTTGGTCTTGCAATAGTGCCCCTGAATCTTAGCGAGCCCACCCAGATGAAAGGATTAAAGGTAGAGCCTGAGGAGTCCTCACAGCCACTGAGTCACCAGAAAGCAAAGGAGCCCCTGATGGCACCTGGCAGTGGGGCATTCCCCCACCAATCAAATTTTTGGCAGGATCTTCAAAGTAGTGGCCTCTCTAaggagcaggcaggcaggggtCTTGACCAGTCACATGGCCTAGGTACTGCTTCCTGGAACCACTCCACAACCGTCCACCAGCCACGTGCTCGGGATAAGCCCCCACCAATCTCATTACTTGCCAGTAGTTGTAAGCAGGAGTCAGCATCTAATATgactccttcttcttcctctacctcttcttcctctttccaggTACTGGCTAATGGAGCTACCGCCACCTCTAAACCCCTCCAGCCACTGGGCTGTACCCCACAACCACGGTCACCCAATGAACAGGCACTACCCCCACATCTGGAGCCAGCCTGGCCTCAGGGGCTAAGGCATAACTCAGTACCAGGTAGGGTTGGCCCTGCAGAGTACCCTTCCCCAGATATGCAACGCCAGCGAAAGACCAAGCGCAAAACCAAAGAACAGCTGGCTATCCTCAAGTCGTTTTTTTTACAATGCCAATGGGCACGGCGGGAGGATTACTATAAATTAGAACAGATCACTGGTTTACCTCGGCCAGAGATCATTCAGTGGTTTGGTGACACACGCTATGCCTTGAAGCATGGGCAACTAAAATGGTTTCGGGACAACGCAGTCCCTGGTGCCCCTAGTTTccaggacccagcaattcccacACCACCGCCTTCAACTCGCTCCTTGAATGAATGGGCTGAGACACCACCTCTGccaactcccccacccccaccggaTATACGACCCTTGGAGAGGTACTGGGCAGCCCACCAACAGCTACGGGAAAGAGACATCCCTCAACTGAGTCAGGCGTCAAGGCTTAGCACCCAGCAGGTACTGGATTGGTTTGACTCTCGATTACCTGAGCCAGCTGAGGTGGTGGTTTGTCtagatgaagaggaggaagaggaggaggaagaactgccagaagatgaggatgaagaagaggaggaggaggaggaagacgacGACGATGATGATGACGTGATCATACAGGACTGA
- the PPP1R3E gene encoding protein phosphatase 1 regulatory subunit 3E — protein MSRERPPRTDIPRNLSFIAALTERAYYRSQRPSLEEEPEEEPGQGGTRLGARSRAHAPSRGRRARSAPAGGGGARAPRSRSPDTRKRVRFADALGLELTAVRRFRPGELPRVPRHVQVQLQRDALRHFAPCQPRARGLQEARAALEPASEPGFAARLQAQRICLERAEAGPLGVAGSARVLDLAYEKRVSVRWSADGWRSQREAPATYAGPAPPPPRADRFAFRLPTPPIGGALLFALRYRVTGREFWDNNGGRDYALRGPEHPGSGGAPEPQGWIHFI, from the exons ATGTCTCGAGAGCGGCCCCCCCGAACCGACATCCCCCGCAACCTGAGCTTCATCGCCGCGCTAACGGAGCGCGCCTACTACCGCAGCCAGCGGCCCAGCCTAGAGGAGGAGCCGGAGGAGGAGCCAGGCCAGGGCGGGACGCGCCTCGGGGCCCGATCCCGTGCTCACGCTCCGAGTCGAGGCCGCCGGGCCCGTTCTGCGCCCGCCGGAGGCGGCGGGGCCCGGGCGCCCCGCAGTCGCAGTCCAGACACCCGCAAGAGAGTGCGTTTCGCCGACGCGCTGGGGCTGGAGCTGACCGCCGTGCGCCGCTTCCGCCCCGGAGAGCTGCCACGGGTGCCCCGCCACGTGCAGGTCCAGCTACAGAGAGACGCCCTCCGCCACTTCGCGCCGTGCCAGCCCCGCGCCCGAGGCCTCCAG GAGGCGCGCGCCGCCCTGGAGCCGGCCAGCGAGCCCGGCTTCGCCGCCCGCTTGCAGGCGCAGCGCATCTGCCTGGAACGCGCCGAGGCGGGCCCGCTGGGCGTGGCCGGGAGCGCGCGCGTGCTGGACCTGGCCTACGAGAAGCGCGTGAGCGTGCGCTGGAGCGCCGACGGCTGGCGGAGCCAACGCGAGGCGCCCGCCACCTACGCCGGCCCGGCCCCGCCTCCGCCGCGGGCCGACCGCTTCGCCTTCCGCCTGCCCACGCCGCCGATTGGGGGCGCCCTGCTTTTCGCCTTGCGCTACCGTGTCACCGGCCGCGAGTTCTGGGACAACAACGGCGGCCGTGACTATGCTCTCCGTGGGCCCGAGCACCCGGGCAGTGGCGGAGCCCCGGAGCCCCAGGGCTGGATCCACTTTATCTGA